The following proteins come from a genomic window of Galactobacillus timonensis:
- a CDS encoding NAD(P)/FAD-dependent oxidoreductase, whose amino-acid sequence MEYDVIIIGGGIGGLMCAWRLAEEKPDLKILILEKGRKLEDRSCPIVAGKSERCLKCKPCAIMEGMAGAGAFSDGKYNITAEYGGWLPDYMPAETVVSYIEQADQILQKCGADNERYMPDSQLKAECLKYDLHMQQAQVKHLGTDANYGTMLRMIRTLEEKITIETLADVTDVDKEHHTVSYVQQGREHTVSGDSIIFAVGRIGNRMFEEWCRRNHIAMTNNQVDIGVRVELPYEIWEPFSRKIYEPKIYYKAGHYGDKVRMFCFNERGYVVTENSDGVLTVNGHSYKDAARQSSNSNFALLSSTFFTEPFDQPVEYARYVASLANKISGGYVLVQRLGDLESGQRTTTSRLAQSSVRPTLAAVPGDLSLCMPKRQLDNIIETLHALNAVAPGTANYDTLLYGVECKYYSARPACHDFELDGTQHIYALGDGAGFTRSLSQAAANGLIVADHMLKSGNNHG is encoded by the coding sequence ATGGAATATGATGTCATCATCATCGGCGGCGGAATCGGCGGCCTGATGTGCGCCTGGAGACTGGCAGAAGAGAAGCCGGATCTGAAGATCCTGATTCTTGAAAAGGGCAGAAAGCTCGAAGACCGCAGCTGCCCGATCGTGGCCGGAAAGTCGGAGCGCTGCCTTAAGTGCAAACCATGCGCCATCATGGAAGGCATGGCCGGTGCCGGCGCTTTTTCCGATGGAAAATACAACATTACGGCGGAATACGGAGGCTGGCTGCCGGACTATATGCCAGCTGAAACTGTCGTCAGCTACATTGAGCAGGCGGATCAGATTCTGCAGAAGTGCGGCGCTGACAATGAACGCTACATGCCGGATTCGCAGCTGAAGGCGGAGTGTCTCAAGTATGACCTGCACATGCAGCAGGCGCAGGTCAAGCATCTTGGCACCGATGCCAACTACGGAACGATGCTGCGGATGATCAGGACTCTTGAAGAAAAAATTACCATCGAGACACTTGCCGACGTGACGGATGTGGACAAGGAACATCATACGGTTTCCTATGTACAGCAGGGCAGGGAACATACGGTTTCCGGTGATTCGATTATTTTTGCGGTCGGCCGCATCGGCAACCGGATGTTTGAGGAGTGGTGCCGGCGCAATCACATTGCCATGACCAACAACCAGGTCGACATCGGTGTGCGCGTTGAGCTGCCGTATGAGATCTGGGAACCGTTCTCCAGGAAGATCTATGAACCGAAGATCTACTACAAGGCGGGACATTACGGCGACAAGGTCCGTATGTTCTGCTTCAATGAGCGCGGCTATGTTGTTACGGAAAACTCCGACGGCGTTCTGACGGTCAACGGCCATTCCTACAAGGATGCGGCCCGCCAGTCCAGCAACAGCAACTTCGCTCTGCTTTCGAGCACCTTCTTTACGGAACCCTTTGATCAGCCGGTGGAATATGCGCGCTACGTCGCTTCCCTTGCCAACAAGATTTCCGGCGGCTATGTGCTAGTGCAGAGGCTGGGAGATCTGGAAAGCGGTCAGCGGACAACGACATCGCGTCTTGCCCAGTCCAGTGTGCGGCCGACACTTGCGGCGGTTCCGGGCGATCTGAGTCTGTGCATGCCGAAGCGTCAGCTGGATAACATCATTGAAACGCTTCATGCGCTGAATGCGGTAGCGCCGGGAACAGCCAACTACGATACGCTGCTGTACGGCGTCGAGTGCAAATATTACAGTGCGCGGCCGGCCTGCCATGACTTTGAACTTGACGGTACGCAGCACATTTACGCTCTTGGTGACGGAGCGGGATTTACGCGTTCCCTTTCCCAGGCGGCCGCCAACGGCCTGATTGTGGCGGATCATATGCTGAAGTCCGGGAACAATCATGGCTGA
- the pta gene encoding phosphate acetyltransferase: MSFIDGIKAKARANKKTIVLPEAEDERVIRAAAEAVKEDLANIIVLGDPAVANADAAKYGVSLEGVTVINPETSDKLDAYATLLAKIREKKGMTYDLAKQTLLTDKTMFAVVMVKNGDADGVVSGACHSTANTLRPALQVLRTAPGKKLASGFFVMDVPNCKYGENGTFVFADCALNQDPDPEQLAAIAADSAESFEAFVGAKAHVAFLSHSTKGSAKHALVDKVVNAVNIAKTEYPNVDCDGELQLDAALDPEVGQRKAPGSTVAGHANVLIFPNIDAGNIGYKLVQRLGGAEAYGPMLQGLAAPVNDLSRGCYWQDIVGVIALTAVQAQMAHK, from the coding sequence ATGTCATTTATTGATGGAATCAAGGCAAAGGCCCGCGCCAATAAGAAGACCATTGTACTTCCGGAGGCGGAGGATGAGCGTGTCATCCGTGCTGCTGCGGAAGCAGTGAAGGAGGATCTCGCCAATATCATCGTTCTCGGCGATCCGGCTGTTGCCAATGCGGATGCCGCAAAATACGGTGTTTCACTGGAAGGTGTGACAGTAATCAATCCGGAAACCAGCGACAAGCTCGATGCCTATGCTACGCTTCTTGCAAAGATCCGCGAAAAGAAAGGCATGACCTATGATCTTGCCAAGCAGACGCTTCTGACGGACAAGACGATGTTCGCTGTCGTCATGGTTAAGAACGGTGATGCGGATGGTGTCGTTTCGGGTGCCTGCCACTCGACGGCAAATACGCTTCGCCCTGCTCTGCAGGTTCTGCGTACCGCTCCGGGCAAGAAGCTCGCTTCGGGATTCTTCGTCATGGATGTTCCCAACTGCAAGTATGGAGAAAATGGAACGTTTGTCTTTGCGGACTGCGCTCTGAATCAGGATCCGGATCCGGAACAGCTCGCTGCGATTGCGGCTGACTCCGCTGAATCCTTTGAGGCATTTGTCGGTGCCAAGGCACATGTTGCCTTCCTGTCCCATTCGACCAAGGGATCCGCAAAGCATGCCCTGGTTGACAAGGTTGTCAACGCTGTCAACATTGCCAAGACCGAATATCCGAATGTTGACTGCGATGGTGAACTGCAGCTCGATGCAGCTCTCGATCCGGAAGTCGGACAGCGCAAGGCTCCGGGTTCCACGGTTGCCGGCCATGCCAATGTTCTGATTTTCCCGAACATCGATGCCGGAAATATCGGCTACAAGCTGGTTCAGCGCCTTGGCGGTGCAGAAGCTTACGGCCCGATGCTGCAGGGACTTGCAGCTCCGGTCAATGACCTCTCCCGCGGCTGCTACTGGCAGGATATTGTTGGTGTCATCGCTCTGACGGCTGTTCAGGCGCAGATGGCTCATAAGTAA
- a CDS encoding phosphodiester glycosidase family protein, producing MSNQKKKGKKKKVHLKTRLKRFGHQTLILILVEALTLGLTGYIALLIVLKGPSQTFSDMVVTTMWETRRGRAVINFMFTDEEIQQMLSKNQVISVDANVSDDDTTEFNIPEDEKDDLEIIDIQGSTYKGKLMIVRDPSRIDLGVNLLMEDPTQGYSVLDYVQADGAVAGINAGGFDDPNGQGDGSIPQGIVIKDGQLVAGTETTWGTVAGFNAEHHLIAGDMTGAQALEWGLVDAVTFGPVLVYDGHALPITGTGGGINPRTVIGQRADGAVLLLIIDGRQPNSLGATYANCQDLMLQYGAVVAVNLDGGSSSIMVYNGEIINSIVSMNSDRSVPTAWLVK from the coding sequence ATGTCGAACCAGAAAAAAAAGGGAAAAAAGAAGAAAGTCCATCTCAAAACCCGTCTCAAGCGCTTCGGGCATCAGACGCTGATTCTGATTCTCGTAGAGGCGCTGACGCTTGGACTGACAGGATATATTGCGCTGCTGATCGTCCTGAAGGGCCCTTCCCAGACCTTTTCCGATATGGTCGTAACGACAATGTGGGAAACGCGCCGCGGACGGGCCGTGATCAACTTCATGTTTACGGATGAAGAAATCCAGCAGATGCTGTCGAAGAACCAGGTCATTTCCGTCGATGCCAATGTGAGCGACGATGATACTACGGAATTCAACATTCCGGAAGATGAGAAGGATGACCTTGAAATCATCGACATTCAGGGCTCTACCTATAAGGGAAAGCTGATGATCGTCCGCGATCCGAGCCGCATCGATCTGGGCGTCAATCTGCTGATGGAGGATCCAACCCAGGGTTACAGTGTCCTGGACTATGTGCAGGCGGACGGCGCCGTTGCCGGAATCAATGCCGGCGGCTTCGATGACCCTAACGGTCAGGGCGATGGTTCCATTCCCCAGGGCATCGTGATCAAGGACGGGCAGCTCGTCGCAGGAACAGAAACGACCTGGGGCACGGTTGCCGGCTTCAATGCCGAGCATCATCTGATTGCCGGCGATATGACGGGTGCCCAGGCTCTGGAATGGGGTCTGGTCGATGCGGTCACCTTCGGCCCGGTCCTTGTCTATGATGGTCATGCCCTTCCGATTACCGGAACCGGCGGCGGCATTAATCCGCGTACCGTCATCGGTCAGCGTGCGGATGGTGCCGTGCTGCTGCTGATCATTGACGGCCGTCAGCCCAACTCGCTGGGCGCAACCTATGCAAACTGCCAGGATCTGATGCTGCAGTATGGAGCTGTGGTAGCGGTGAACCTTGACGGCGGCTCTTCCAGCATCATGGTTTACAATGGCGAAATTATCAACAGTATTGTTTCGATGAACTCAGACAGGAGCGTTCCTACCGCATGGCTGGTGAAGTAA
- the trxA gene encoding thioredoxin, giving the protein MVEKIESEAAYDAVLANNGSVFVDFYADWCGPCKMVGPVVDKISDTVASVKFVKVNVDDFPEIAQRYGIMSIPTLIAFKNGQPVDQILGFHPEEELRALIAKIA; this is encoded by the coding sequence ATGGTAGAAAAGATTGAATCGGAAGCTGCTTATGATGCAGTTCTTGCCAATAACGGCAGCGTATTTGTGGATTTCTATGCAGACTGGTGCGGACCCTGCAAGATGGTCGGACCGGTTGTCGACAAGATTTCGGACACGGTAGCGAGCGTAAAGTTCGTCAAGGTCAACGTAGATGACTTCCCTGAAATTGCTCAGCGCTATGGCATTATGTCGATCCCGACGCTGATCGCCTTCAAGAATGGTCAGCCGGTTGATCAGATCCTCGGCTTCCATCCGGAAGAAGAGCTGCGTGCTCTGATCGCCAAGATCGCCTGA
- a CDS encoding Gfo/Idh/MocA family protein, whose product MVRYGILGAGKIAHRFADSLRLEGDELYAISGRNEEKLNAFAREHPCQKIYLSHEELIEDPNIEAVYLSLPNFMHEEWACRAMRQKKAVLCEKPAAINESEMRKIRAVSQQRLVLFMEAMKCRFTPAFTKAVQLLSSGTIGELKNILVQNGSVLDPVQCRDRYYMKPELGGGCLLDVGCYGVSWLQTYLGNDLQVIESQVHQGTVDLYVDARMEGNGIGGRLICAFDTKLESKAVFTGTGGTMEVWPMHRPDHIAIRNNEKTVELSIPYDGDDFSGEIRHFDNLLRSYTRQSDVMSLADSCACAAILDRIRASFPSSH is encoded by the coding sequence ATGGTCAGATACGGAATCCTTGGGGCAGGGAAGATTGCCCACCGCTTTGCGGATTCATTGCGCCTGGAAGGCGATGAGCTTTACGCCATCAGCGGGCGAAACGAAGAAAAGCTCAATGCCTTTGCCCGGGAACATCCATGTCAGAAGATCTACCTTTCTCATGAAGAACTGATCGAAGACCCTAATATCGAAGCCGTCTATCTTTCGCTTCCGAATTTCATGCATGAAGAATGGGCGTGCCGTGCCATGCGGCAGAAAAAAGCAGTACTCTGCGAAAAGCCGGCCGCAATCAACGAATCAGAAATGCGTAAGATCCGGGCCGTTTCCCAACAGAGGCTTGTTCTGTTCATGGAAGCGATGAAGTGCCGCTTTACGCCTGCCTTTACAAAAGCAGTACAGCTGCTGTCATCCGGCACAATCGGAGAGCTGAAGAACATTCTGGTACAGAACGGATCTGTTCTTGATCCGGTACAATGCCGGGACCGTTATTATATGAAGCCGGAACTTGGCGGGGGATGTTTACTGGATGTTGGCTGCTATGGCGTCAGCTGGCTTCAGACCTATCTTGGCAATGACCTTCAGGTCATTGAATCACAGGTGCATCAGGGTACGGTAGATCTTTATGTCGATGCCCGGATGGAAGGAAACGGGATCGGGGGCCGGCTGATCTGTGCCTTTGATACAAAACTGGAATCAAAGGCTGTTTTTACCGGTACCGGTGGAACAATGGAAGTATGGCCCATGCACCGTCCGGATCATATCGCAATCCGGAACAATGAAAAGACAGTGGAACTTTCCATTCCCTATGACGGTGACGATTTTTCCGGCGAAATCCGCCACTTTGACAATCTTCTGCGCAGTTACACGCGGCAGAGTGATGTCATGTCACTGGCGGATTCGTGTGCATGCGCAGCCATTCTGGACCGGATACGGGCTTCGTTTCCGTCTTCGCACTGA
- a CDS encoding LTA synthase family protein yields the protein MVIELIYTVVLLVFWLILMHYYAPLTTYSIPLFAAFFAGALLLIWFLGPAFSRWLLLVYGGIFTAYVVSQTCYFRAFKSYYRWNTVKDLASEVTKAADSAAAFVQKQDLVFLIGFLAIQIVFIVLFFRFEKGAYRWNKTWKFRLVCLVVSIALGAGSLTVYKKKIGALATDDGDSMYLSDSYLYERLPNSLQVVSRFGLLPYAVRDTQLFLNGSDTDSIETMRSDVESFLALRPDQETNDYTGMFAGKNAFFIQAESYNRAALDPDLTPNLWKMYSNGLRIQGFNTPALQGSTSDTEFMANVSLIPNGEGHAACYEYSYNTYPTALARMFQENGYGTTAYHNNYGEYYNRKQTMIQYGYDSFLDCTDMGLSDASSDTAVMQVMQYMYDASSEPFMGYWISYSGHQPYTLDAVGVTEENVTRVREKYPDLQDDYVSYLAKNMDLDQAIGMLEDKLQQAGLLDDTVFIVFGDHEAKELDFWGDSPFYKQTGITAEDYYRYTDLYFYCSDMETGREYDKVATTLDLVPTVANLWGFTIDTHQILGRDIFDSDYTGFFFSLWDAWKTDHYSWDFVNDRYTFFDNYDPELARQEMMYGMEEERISLELLKCDYFGNGAGIGEYEKHPINEAW from the coding sequence ATGGTGATCGAGCTGATCTATACGGTGGTTCTGCTCGTTTTCTGGCTGATTCTGATGCATTATTATGCGCCGTTAACGACATATTCAATTCCGCTGTTTGCGGCCTTCTTTGCCGGAGCGCTTCTTTTGATCTGGTTTTTGGGACCGGCGTTTTCCCGCTGGCTGCTTTTGGTGTACGGCGGTATCTTTACGGCCTATGTTGTTTCGCAGACCTGCTATTTCCGGGCGTTCAAATCGTATTACCGCTGGAATACGGTCAAGGATCTTGCCTCTGAAGTGACGAAAGCTGCCGACAGTGCTGCTGCCTTTGTTCAGAAGCAGGATCTTGTCTTTCTAATTGGCTTTCTTGCGATTCAGATTGTCTTCATTGTTCTGTTCTTCCGCTTTGAAAAAGGAGCCTACCGCTGGAACAAGACCTGGAAGTTCCGTCTTGTGTGCCTGGTCGTTTCAATTGCGCTGGGAGCAGGGAGTTTAACGGTATACAAAAAGAAGATCGGCGCGCTGGCAACGGATGACGGCGATTCCATGTACCTGTCGGATTCCTATCTTTATGAGAGGCTTCCGAATTCTCTGCAGGTCGTCAGCCGCTTTGGGCTATTGCCCTATGCAGTGCGGGATACGCAGTTGTTTCTGAACGGGTCGGATACGGATTCCATCGAAACAATGCGCAGCGATGTTGAATCCTTCCTTGCCCTGCGACCGGACCAGGAGACCAATGACTATACAGGTATGTTTGCCGGTAAAAATGCCTTCTTCATTCAGGCGGAGTCGTATAACCGGGCGGCGCTGGATCCGGATCTGACACCGAATCTCTGGAAGATGTATTCCAACGGTCTGCGCATCCAGGGCTTTAACACACCTGCCCTGCAGGGTTCTACCAGTGATACGGAGTTCATGGCCAATGTGTCTCTGATTCCCAACGGAGAGGGACATGCGGCCTGCTACGAGTATTCGTACAACACCTATCCGACGGCGCTTGCTCGAATGTTCCAGGAGAACGGCTACGGCACCACGGCCTATCACAACAATTACGGGGAATATTACAACCGCAAGCAGACCATGATCCAGTACGGCTACGATTCCTTCCTTGACTGTACGGATATGGGACTGAGTGATGCGTCTTCGGATACAGCGGTCATGCAGGTGATGCAGTACATGTACGATGCCAGCAGTGAGCCGTTCATGGGATACTGGATTTCCTACAGCGGCCATCAGCCCTATACGCTGGATGCGGTCGGCGTGACGGAAGAAAATGTCACCAGGGTACGTGAAAAATATCCGGATCTTCAGGATGACTATGTTTCCTATCTGGCCAAGAACATGGATCTGGACCAGGCCATCGGCATGCTGGAAGACAAGCTGCAGCAGGCGGGTCTTCTGGATGACACGGTATTCATTGTCTTCGGCGATCATGAAGCGAAGGAACTTGATTTCTGGGGCGACAGCCCGTTCTATAAGCAGACCGGAATCACAGCCGAAGACTACTATCGCTACACGGATCTTTATTTCTACTGCAGCGATATGGAAACGGGAAGGGAGTATGACAAGGTCGCGACGACACTGGATCTGGTTCCGACGGTTGCCAATCTCTGGGGCTTTACGATCGATACACATCAGATTCTTGGCCGCGACATCTTTGATTCGGACTATACCGGCTTCTTCTTCAGTCTCTGGGATGCGTGGAAGACGGACCATTATTCCTGGGATTTTGTCAATGACAGGTACACATTCTTCGACAATTATGATCCGGAGCTTGCGCGTCAGGAGATGATGTACGGCATGGAGGAGGAGCGGATTTCGCTGGAGCTGCTGAAGTGCGATTATTTCGGCAACGGGGCGGGAATCGGCGAATATGAAAAGCATCCAATCAATGAAGCATGGTAA
- a CDS encoding glycosyltransferase family 2 protein, with the protein MLEMTDSRKKVAVLIPCYNEELTIKSVIDDFHAVLPEAEIYVYDNNCSDRTAEIAKAAGAIVRKETRQGKGNVVRSMFRQIDADAYVLVDGDNTYPAEEIDRLLKPVLEDDVDMAIGDRLSNGTYYSENKRPFHQFGNNLVRDLINRLFHGSIHDIMTGYRVFSRRFVKCMPVRSEGFQIETEMTVFALVMRMKICEEPISYRDRPAGSFSKLNTFHDGFRVLKTLFDLYKDYRPMFFFFWFFVVLFGAGIILLHTRLQAAGLVITIAAISLMATGIVLDSVKNLKIQYLEEVLNQYDESHSDFD; encoded by the coding sequence ATGTTGGAAATGACAGATTCCAGGAAAAAAGTTGCCGTTCTGATTCCCTGCTACAACGAGGAGCTGACCATCAAAAGCGTCATCGATGATTTTCATGCGGTTCTTCCCGAAGCGGAAATCTATGTCTATGACAATAACTGCAGCGACCGTACGGCTGAAATTGCGAAAGCCGCGGGTGCCATCGTCCGCAAAGAGACAAGGCAGGGAAAGGGAAACGTTGTACGTTCCATGTTCCGGCAGATTGATGCGGATGCCTATGTGCTTGTGGATGGTGATAATACCTATCCGGCGGAAGAAATTGACCGTCTTCTCAAGCCTGTCCTGGAAGACGATGTTGACATGGCGATCGGCGATCGTCTGAGCAACGGTACCTACTACTCTGAAAACAAGCGGCCGTTTCATCAGTTTGGAAACAATCTGGTACGGGATCTGATCAACCGTCTGTTTCATGGCAGTATTCACGACATCATGACCGGCTACCGGGTGTTCAGCCGCCGCTTTGTCAAGTGTATGCCGGTGCGGTCGGAAGGCTTTCAGATTGAAACCGAGATGACGGTATTTGCGCTGGTGATGCGGATGAAGATCTGTGAAGAGCCGATCTCGTATCGGGACCGTCCGGCCGGTTCGTTCTCGAAGCTGAATACGTTTCATGACGGCTTCCGCGTCCTTAAGACGCTCTTTGATCTCTACAAGGACTATCGGCCGATGTTTTTCTTCTTCTGGTTTTTCGTGGTTCTCTTTGGGGCCGGTATCATTCTTCTGCACACGAGGCTTCAGGCCGCGGGTCTGGTCATTACCATTGCAGCCATATCCCTGATGGCGACAGGCATTGTCCTTGACTCCGTCAAGAATCTGAAGATCCAGTACCTTGAAGAAGTGCTGAATCAGTACGATGAGAGCCATTCGGATTTCGATTGA